A region from the Wolbachia endosymbiont (group A) of Rhinocyllus conicus genome encodes:
- a CDS encoding ankyrin repeat domain-containing protein translates to MLISEQQVINDKLLKSSVDVYNNYLLLYKLNELKLENSESLKSAISYAIDQNQNEVKFGLEGKEYSISIKEDKNNKYNLEVIGNYDSPKIKDISQYNGKNVIEIWAKSKVSFEKSSNNNHAFAVEIKDKARNQDLKIGGQGKKVPFSLRFANFYRVIKILKDTNTKLQEKLRLANNMATGSGKTGDIAMLKLSCYLASIPCITVVPTEALKEQASNFDKEFLPNKVAQEFAEPFSETNAEYATTTFSEVFNTEWNLLNNTYGKNKSKPALILTDEAPNLKGNVVYLARAKEISKYNPIAIFTATPDKFLSEEFNISDRNQILLSPKERAELGIGKLPRVYLDPIKFLGESVIEAYIKKVDNTHEKLSSCDNAIAKFQEERKEMSDLSNSFLNLINESLDSQAYKTALIAVEQRDSLEIRQNIFFSKREQNRKEEKRKSFVSAIRELELGLEDSEIESLVNENLNIEVGKKLYRSIKLHNIIDTFNEYKKSGMEVREEEVSKFIKDKYGIVDYVDHEYQHDNLPYNKELTRSICTLDTIEVQYQESIERNYPGDKKFHEHMFKTYPKLTAFCENDLCLSYFQDSFGLCYTSKKNANLLNMVKAGFVPVTLSKELGIGIDAPRLNSAAAIITSFSDILDPMFLLQLMGRIGRNVSSSGLCYFDLFTTTKSFLNVSNIVNLSGKDLCKALLDSYQEYIISMDYIIEAKSRALCDFIMGTINEYEEEREILKLKPRVWNYINAVDSYIIKEFKNININYGFNKEISMKLFTKVLKSAYSKLKNFHTYCIIADNVIDGVIEMLESQNASIQVRDYINDGIPSLVLWVRKIIQTQPICGDELLNADSRYKDPIFIKQNTKDEYKKVIEDIESYAHKSRDIRVKLPHVKKESPAFKLQEEYHMRAVCAIDGLADGEGNIKEAISKIEKLDINYANPDENGGFIIRLALIYPEILSYFIKNGLNVSDDKLNLVISICKRRATPEANKVLEMLIEKGAKVDAQDDHGNTALHAACKNGYRGLAEILIENGANVTGGNKEGHTPLYLAAQNDDLSCAKFLIEWLLKADSNIEMPLLLNEDKELLEHWSSCKKNIIKRSTSSFQVNQPQRTRSIVASNTSNSGSKVTTTSKSLPVSILQPGSTASEDRSLAQKSNRKYIIGGCILVGGVLLGLAIIYLAVPSTLTIIASIAVFAAAVGLASWYVSSKLSNVSYESKQCPSVQII, encoded by the coding sequence ATGTTAATTTCGGAACAACAGGTCATTAATGATAAATTGCTCAAATCTTCGGTGGATGTATACAATAACTATTTACTTTTATATAAGTTAAACGAATTAAAACTAGAAAACAGCGAATCATTGAAGTCAGCAATCTCTTATGCAATTGATCAAAATCAAAATGAAGTTAAATTTGGTTTAGAAGGTAAAGAATATAGTATTTCTATAAAAGAGGATAAAAATAACAAATATAATCTTGAAGTTATAGGTAATTATGATAGTCCAAAAATTAAAGATATAAGTCAATATAACGGGAAGAACGTAATTGAAATATGGGCTAAGAGCAAAGTATCTTTTGAAAAGAGTTCAAACAATAATCATGCATTTGCTGTTGAAATAAAAGATAAAGCTAGAAATCAAGATTTAAAAATTGGCGGCCAGGGCAAGAAAGTTCCCTTTAGTTTGCGTTTTGCAAATTTTTATAGAGTGATAAAAATATTAAAAGATACAAATACAAAACTGCAAGAAAAACTGAGATTAGCAAATAATATGGCAACAGGTTCAGGTAAAACAGGTGATATAGCAATGTTGAAACTTTCCTGTTATCTTGCAAGTATTCCATGTATTACAGTAGTACCAACAGAGGCTTTAAAAGAACAAGCAAGTAATTTTGATAAAGAGTTTTTGCCTAATAAAGTTGCACAAGAATTTGCTGAACCTTTTTCTGAAACAAATGCTGAGTATGCAACTACAACTTTTTCTGAAGTGTTTAACACGGAATGGAATTTGCTTAATAACACATATGGTAAAAATAAAAGTAAACCAGCATTGATTCTTACCGATGAAGCTCCAAATTTAAAAGGTAACGTGGTTTATTTAGCTCGCGCAAAAGAAATATCAAAATACAATCCTATTGCAATCTTTACAGCAACGCCTGATAAATTTTTAAGCGAAGAATTTAATATATCAGACAGAAATCAAATCTTACTTTCTCCAAAAGAAAGAGCAGAGCTTGGAATTGGAAAGTTGCCTAGAGTATACCTTGATCCAATTAAATTTCTAGGAGAGAGCGTAATAGAAGCATACATAAAAAAAGTAGATAATACTCATGAAAAACTTAGCTCTTGTGATAATGCAATAGCTAAATTTCAGGAGGAACGGAAAGAGATGTCAGATTTGTCTAATTCATTCCTAAATTTGATTAATGAGAGCCTGGATAGTCAAGCTTATAAAACCGCTCTTATTGCAGTTGAACAAAGAGATTCACTCGAAATTAGACAAAATATTTTTTTTAGTAAAAGAGAACAAAATCGAAAAGAAGAGAAGAGAAAATCATTTGTGAGTGCCATTCGTGAACTGGAATTAGGTTTAGAAGACAGTGAGATAGAATCATTAGTAAATGAAAATTTGAACATTGAAGTTGGCAAGAAATTATATCGATCAATTAAACTGCACAACATAATTGACACTTTCAATGAGTATAAGAAAAGTGGAATGGAAGTTAGAGAAGAGGAGGTGAGTAAATTTATTAAGGATAAATATGGTATTGTTGATTATGTTGACCATGAATACCAACATGATAATTTACCTTATAACAAAGAGCTTACAAGATCTATATGTACATTAGACACTATTGAAGTTCAATATCAAGAAAGTATAGAACGTAATTATCCAGGTGATAAAAAATTTCACGAACATATGTTTAAAACCTATCCTAAGCTCACAGCCTTTTGTGAAAACGATCTATGCTTAAGTTATTTTCAAGATAGTTTTGGATTATGCTATACAAGTAAAAAAAATGCAAATCTTCTAAATATGGTTAAAGCAGGGTTTGTTCCTGTTACTCTTTCTAAAGAGTTAGGAATTGGCATTGATGCTCCAAGGTTGAACAGTGCCGCTGCTATAATAACTTCTTTCTCGGATATTTTAGACCCTATGTTTTTACTTCAACTTATGGGAAGAATTGGAAGGAATGTAAGTAGCAGTGGTTTGTGTTATTTCGATCTGTTCACAACCACTAAAAGTTTCTTAAATGTTTCTAATATCGTTAATCTTTCAGGCAAAGATCTATGTAAAGCATTACTAGATAGCTACCAAGAATATATAATAAGTATGGACTATATTATTGAAGCAAAATCTAGAGCTCTCTGTGATTTCATAATGGGGACCATTAATGAGTATGAGGAAGAAAGAGAAATACTGAAACTAAAACCAAGGGTTTGGAATTATATTAATGCTGTGGATTCTTATATTATAAAGGAGTTTAAAAATATAAATATTAATTATGGTTTCAATAAAGAAATTTCTATGAAACTCTTTACTAAAGTTTTAAAGAGTGCTTACTCGAAACTTAAAAATTTTCATACTTATTGCATCATTGCTGATAACGTAATAGATGGGGTTATAGAAATGTTAGAGTCTCAGAACGCAAGTATACAAGTTAGGGATTATATTAATGATGGAATTCCTTCATTAGTCTTGTGGGTGAGGAAAATAATTCAAACACAGCCAATTTGTGGTGATGAGTTATTGAATGCAGATTCGAGGTATAAAGATCCTATATTTATAAAACAGAATACAAAGGATGAATATAAAAAAGTCATAGAAGATATTGAATCTTACGCACACAAATCTAGAGATATTAGAGTTAAATTACCTCACGTTAAAAAAGAATCTCCTGCATTTAAATTGCAGGAAGAATACCACATGCGAGCTGTTTGTGCTATTGACGGTTTGGCAGATGGTGAAGGTAATATAAAAGAAGCTATCAGTAAAATAGAAAAACTAGATATTAATTATGCAAATCCTGACGAAAACGGAGGATTTATTATACGCCTTGCTCTTATATATCCAGAAATATTAAGTTATTTTATAAAAAATGGATTAAATGTTAGTGATGATAAACTTAATCTAGTAATTTCTATTTGTAAAAGAAGAGCTACTCCAGAGGCCAATAAAGTATTGGAAATGCTTATAGAAAAAGGAGCGAAAGTTGACGCTCAAGATGATCATGGGAACACAGCTCTCCACGCTGCTTGTAAGAATGGTTACAGGGGACTTGCAGAAATCCTAATAGAAAATGGAGCAAATGTTACAGGTGGAAATAAAGAAGGTCACACACCTTTATACTTGGCCGCTCAAAATGACGACCTAAGTTGTGCTAAATTTTTAATTGAATGGCTATTAAAAGCAGATTCTAATATAGAAATGCCTCTTCTACTTAACGAGGACAAAGAATTATTAGAACATTGGAGTTCTTGTAAGAAGAATATCATAAAACGCTCAACTTCTAGTTTTCAAGTGAACCAGCCTCAAAGAACAAGATCTATAGTAGCTAGTAATACTTCTAATTCGGGCAGCAAGGTAACTACAACAAGTAAATCACTACCAGTAAGTATACTACAACCAGGAAGTACTGCGAGTGAAGATCGAAGCCTGGCTCAGAAATCTAACAGGAAATATATAATTGGTGGTTGTATATTAGTTGGTGGAGTTTTATTAGGTTTAGCAATAATTTACCTTGCAGTACCCTCTACTTTAACTATTATAGCTTCAATCGCAGTGTTTGCAGCTGCTGTAGGTTTAGCATCATGGTATGTAAGTAGTAAGTTATCTAATGTTTCTTATGAGTCAAAACAATGTCCATCAGTACAAATTATTTGA
- a CDS encoding cell envelope integrity protein TolA, giving the protein MPNFFDKQFSEQVKAAIDRNDPKLLQILLSTKYCQLWEDWLTHSILSYKVIGITQTLKYQLPINIIAAQKQVLDKNFGRLIHGRLPTRSNIAQPDELLDVRASNYDVEKVNKELENVEREILERYKGFKHETVENKYQVFNVQDMFDPAGRFVYSYDGDDYTEGNKYLKEITEAFKSNLALQPVLKLDVSDHYNKVYGDMYTKITQEYQLRIRNGQAIRLLYEGNESLVKKLDGLRDGDNKLRSILTSISKEVVNGIRNGEFIEEVYDKLIDNVLNAAIEEGHHPLYQEFNNIEGDKEQKIGIIKERIKKEVKKNNRHQLLKEYMEYAADKDQPSMHIISVLIVNGSSLLASCIIDSGTNQSITVKERLQRLGGEYKALIDKSIFTVMRKVHKLLFDFSIVGKEEVDLLKLVSETPSEDGSFVKSGEKVPLLNEIGGQGEREFMSLLKSCVENINTRNTSFFGSILEFFVGKAEPSEKDREEAYAKLYECIEVGYLAIRTGCDRVIVDYISEIEEEARKSNNPYLKKLYKNFLTLLYDYNDLPKSMYIARFCRYISRTITWSPAWEEILTGPGYRTDVGEWSKNKFEEVEKAERDEVSIRLAESEASNRASEQSREQEAQARQRAEQEAEQNAQRAEQETQARQRAEQTAEQEAQARQRAEQTAEQEAQRAEQEAQRAARLEEMLRRMGVDPGRLCCIASYDGLKIKKMENISSLLFWYL; this is encoded by the coding sequence ATGCCTAATTTTTTTGACAAGCAATTTAGTGAACAGGTAAAAGCAGCGATAGATAGAAATGATCCTAAGTTACTGCAGATATTATTGAGCACTAAATATTGTCAATTATGGGAAGATTGGCTTACTCACTCCATACTTTCTTATAAAGTTATTGGAATAACTCAAACTTTAAAATATCAGTTGCCTATTAATATAATTGCTGCACAAAAACAAGTTTTAGACAAAAACTTCGGCCGTCTTATACATGGCAGGTTACCGACCAGAAGTAACATTGCACAGCCTGATGAACTTTTAGATGTAAGAGCGAGTAATTATGATGTAGAAAAAGTAAATAAAGAATTAGAAAATGTGGAGCGGGAAATACTAGAAAGATATAAGGGTTTTAAGCATGAAACTGTAGAAAATAAATATCAAGTATTCAACGTGCAAGACATGTTTGATCCAGCAGGAAGATTTGTTTATTCTTATGATGGCGATGATTATACAGAAGGGAATAAGTATTTAAAGGAAATTACTGAAGCATTTAAGAGCAACCTTGCTTTGCAGCCAGTATTAAAGTTAGATGTATCCGATCATTATAATAAAGTATATGGTGATATGTATACAAAGATTACTCAAGAATATCAGTTGAGAATTAGAAATGGTCAGGCAATCCGTCTTTTGTATGAAGGTAATGAATCACTAGTAAAAAAGCTTGATGGTTTAAGGGATGGTGATAATAAATTAAGATCGATATTAACCAGTATTAGTAAAGAAGTAGTGAATGGAATACGTAATGGTGAATTTATTGAAGAAGTCTATGATAAATTAATCGATAACGTACTTAATGCTGCAATTGAAGAAGGACATCATCCTTTATATCAAGAATTTAACAACATAGAAGGAGATAAGGAGCAAAAGATTGGAATAATAAAAGAAAGAATAAAGAAAGAGGTCAAGAAAAACAATCGGCATCAACTTTTGAAAGAGTATATGGAATATGCTGCTGATAAAGATCAACCTAGTATGCATATCATAAGTGTGTTGATAGTTAACGGTTCATCTTTATTAGCAAGTTGTATTATAGATTCTGGAACGAATCAATCAATTACAGTAAAGGAGAGGTTGCAAAGATTGGGGGGAGAATATAAAGCTCTAATAGATAAATCGATTTTTACAGTAATGAGAAAGGTTCATAAATTGCTATTTGATTTTTCGATTGTAGGAAAGGAAGAAGTAGATTTACTTAAACTAGTATCAGAAACTCCTTCTGAGGACGGGTCTTTTGTAAAAAGTGGGGAGAAGGTGCCATTACTAAATGAGATAGGTGGTCAGGGTGAAAGAGAGTTCATGAGTCTATTAAAAAGTTGCGTAGAAAATATTAATACTCGTAATACTTCATTTTTTGGTTCAATTTTAGAATTTTTTGTAGGTAAAGCTGAGCCATCTGAAAAAGATCGTGAAGAGGCATATGCCAAACTTTATGAGTGTATCGAGGTTGGTTACTTAGCAATAAGAACAGGATGTGATAGAGTAATAGTGGATTATATAAGTGAGATAGAAGAGGAAGCAAGAAAATCTAACAATCCATATCTGAAGAAGTTGTATAAGAACTTTCTCACGCTTTTATATGATTATAATGACCTGCCTAAATCAATGTATATTGCTAGGTTTTGTAGATATATTTCCCGTACAATAACCTGGAGTCCAGCATGGGAGGAAATATTAACAGGACCTGGTTATCGTACAGATGTAGGAGAATGGTCAAAAAACAAGTTTGAAGAGGTAGAAAAAGCAGAGAGAGATGAAGTGAGTATAAGACTAGCAGAATCAGAAGCTAGCAACAGAGCATCAGAGCAAAGTAGAGAACAAGAAGCTCAAGCAAGACAAAGGGCAGAGCAAGAGGCAGAACAAAATGCTCAAAGGGCAGAACAAGAAACTCAAGCGAGACAAAGGGCAGAGCAAACGGCAGAACAAGAAGCTCAAGCAAGACAAAGGGCAGAGCAAACGGCAGAACAAGAAGCTCAAAGGGCAGAACAAGAGGCTCAAAGAGCAGCTAGACTTGAAGAGATGTTAAGAAGAATGGGAGTCGATCCAGGTAGGCTTTGTTGCATCGCTAGCTATGATGGATTAAAGATAAAAAAGATGGAGAATATCAGTAGCTTATTATTCTGGTATTTATAA
- a CDS encoding recombinase family protein gives MLKEVRCAIYTRKSNEDGLEQKFNSLDAQRVACEKYIKSREGWVALAKRYDDGGFSGKNLERPAIKELFEDVKAGEVDCVVVYTLDRLSRETKDSIEVTSFFRRHRVNFVAVTQIFDNNTPMGKFVQTVLSGAAQLEREMIVERVKNKIATSKEQGLWMGGTLPLGYDVKDKELIINEKEAKIVGHIFERYLELKSMAELARELNSQGYRTKGKSDIFKKATVRRIITNPIYVGKIRHYEKEYEGKHEAIIEEEKWKKAQELIMNQPYRKAKYEEALLRGIIKCKSCDVNMTLTYAKKENKRYRYYVCNNHLRGKGCESVNRTVVAGEVEKEVMKRGEHLYEKWGEKVEKWENLSFGKQKEVVKKLIKGVMVKEDGIEVSSEDKVEFIPIKKKGNKCTVVEPEGKTNNVLLKAVVRAHLWKRQLEEGKYSSVKELSAKINIGTRRIQQILRLNYLAPKIKEDIVNGRQPRSLKLVDLREIPMLWSEQVEKFYGLAS, from the coding sequence ATGCTGAAAGAAGTAAGATGCGCGATATATACAAGAAAATCAAATGAGGATGGACTAGAACAAAAGTTTAACAGTCTTGATGCACAGCGAGTAGCATGTGAGAAGTACATAAAGAGCAGAGAAGGCTGGGTAGCATTGGCAAAAAGGTACGATGATGGAGGTTTCTCAGGAAAGAATTTAGAAAGACCAGCAATAAAGGAATTATTTGAAGATGTAAAGGCAGGAGAAGTAGATTGTGTAGTAGTATATACGCTAGATAGATTATCAAGAGAAACAAAAGACAGCATAGAAGTTACATCATTTTTTAGAAGACATAGAGTAAATTTTGTAGCAGTAACGCAGATATTTGACAATAATACGCCAATGGGAAAGTTTGTACAAACGGTATTATCAGGAGCAGCACAGCTAGAAAGAGAGATGATAGTAGAGAGAGTAAAAAATAAAATAGCAACATCAAAAGAGCAGGGGTTATGGATGGGTGGAACTTTGCCGCTAGGGTATGATGTAAAAGATAAAGAATTAATAATAAATGAGAAAGAAGCGAAAATAGTAGGGCACATATTTGAAAGATATTTGGAGCTGAAGTCAATGGCAGAGTTGGCGAGAGAGTTAAATAGCCAAGGGTACCGTACGAAAGGAAAATCAGATATCTTTAAAAAAGCGACAGTGAGAAGAATAATAACAAATCCAATATATGTGGGAAAAATCAGACATTATGAGAAAGAGTATGAAGGAAAGCATGAAGCAATAATAGAAGAGGAAAAGTGGAAAAAAGCACAGGAATTGATAATGAATCAACCATATAGAAAAGCAAAATATGAGGAAGCATTGCTTAGAGGAATAATTAAATGCAAGAGCTGTGATGTAAATATGACGCTGACGTATGCAAAAAAAGAGAATAAGAGATATCGATATTACGTATGCAACAATCATTTAAGGGGAAAAGGTTGTGAATCAGTAAATCGAACAGTAGTAGCCGGAGAAGTAGAAAAAGAAGTAATGAAGAGAGGAGAACACCTATATGAAAAATGGGGAGAAAAGGTGGAGAAATGGGAAAATTTAAGTTTTGGAAAGCAGAAAGAAGTAGTGAAAAAGTTAATAAAGGGAGTAATGGTAAAAGAAGATGGAATAGAAGTGAGTTCAGAGGATAAGGTGGAATTTATACCAATAAAAAAGAAAGGAAACAAATGTACAGTAGTAGAGCCAGAAGGAAAAACAAATAATGTACTACTGAAAGCAGTGGTAAGAGCTCATTTGTGGAAACGGCAACTAGAAGAGGGAAAATATTCAAGTGTGAAAGAGCTGAGTGCCAAAATTAATATAGGTACAAGACGTATACAACAAATTTTAAGGTTGAATTATTTAGCACCAAAAATTAAAGAAGATATAGTAAATGGGAGGCAGCCAAGGAGTTTGAAGTTAGTTGATTTAAGAGAAATACCGATGCTGTGGAGTGAGCAAGTGGAGAAATTTTATGGATTAGCATCGTAA
- a CDS encoding DUF2924 domain-containing protein — translation MEKEIEKKVMNLEKKALVELRRIWKKVHGEEAPRYSKKYLIPRLAYRMQEKAYGEMSRKGLKRLEYLADRLEKGKRISSDKLPVAGTELILERGEETHAVMVTDKGLIYREEFYTSLSAVAGKIMGMSYNGPLLFGMRDKNGS, via the coding sequence ATGGAGAAAGAAATAGAAAAGAAAGTAATGAATTTGGAGAAAAAAGCGTTGGTAGAGTTGAGAAGAATATGGAAGAAGGTACATGGAGAAGAAGCGCCTAGATACTCAAAGAAATATCTGATACCAAGATTAGCTTATAGAATGCAGGAAAAAGCGTATGGAGAAATGTCAAGAAAAGGATTAAAAAGACTAGAGTATCTGGCAGATCGGCTAGAGAAGGGAAAAAGAATAAGTAGTGACAAACTGCCAGTAGCAGGAACAGAGCTAATATTAGAGAGAGGGGAAGAAACGCATGCGGTAATGGTAACAGATAAGGGTTTAATCTACAGAGAAGAGTTTTACACGTCATTGTCAGCAGTAGCCGGAAAAATAATGGGAATGAGTTACAACGGACCTTTATTGTTTGGAATGCGTGATAAAAATGGAAGTTGA
- a CDS encoding ankyrin repeat domain-containing protein, whose product MSFSKSKFFKEVSSNGFKDINKRNEEGETILHQAVEISDYKTVRLLIKKGAEVNARDKNGYTPLHCAVFAKSLENVKVLLREGAEVNATQYVTGCTPLHSACKMGGAGVEIIKELVEAGAEVNQLNKYGATPMYYIWESEKYCLCDSEESEKASKFLREKGGITKSRELTCYGIEGLVGEIADMLNGSYMPELKIIEIGEIRKRDKSLIKEECKNLASKIMSQVNEMIDEVENVVGRKA is encoded by the coding sequence ATGAGTTTTAGCAAGAGTAAGTTTTTTAAAGAAGTATCAAGTAACGGATTTAAAGACATTAATAAAAGAAATGAAGAAGGAGAGACGATATTACACCAAGCAGTAGAAATCTCTGATTACAAAACAGTGAGATTATTAATAAAAAAAGGGGCAGAGGTTAATGCAAGAGATAAAAATGGTTATACGCCACTACACTGTGCAGTATTCGCAAAAAGTTTAGAAAATGTAAAAGTGCTGCTAAGGGAAGGAGCAGAAGTAAATGCCACTCAATATGTCACTGGATGTACGCCACTCCACTCTGCGTGCAAGATGGGAGGAGCAGGAGTTGAAATAATAAAAGAGCTAGTAGAAGCAGGGGCTGAAGTTAATCAACTAAATAAATATGGTGCAACACCAATGTATTACATCTGGGAAAGTGAAAAGTATTGTTTATGTGATAGCGAAGAAAGTGAAAAGGCAAGTAAATTTTTAAGAGAAAAAGGAGGAATAACAAAAAGTAGAGAACTGACGTGCTATGGAATAGAGGGGCTAGTGGGAGAAATAGCAGACATGTTGAATGGGAGCTACATGCCGGAGCTAAAAATAATAGAGATAGGAGAAATAAGGAAGAGAGACAAATCGCTAATAAAGGAAGAATGTAAAAATTTAGCAAGCAAAATAATGAGCCAAGTGAACGAAATGATAGATGAGGTAGAAAATGTAGTAGGAAGAAAGGCTTAA
- a CDS encoding ankyrin repeat domain-containing protein — protein sequence MHNAIEQNNLSKVKELVRNGASIHTRDVSGRKPMHSAAKFGRNNIIEFLLSKKVSIDDVNSNDSTPLHFAAGYGQLDTVKFLVGKGANINFKNSIGGRKPIHDAIIGGHKNIVEFLLSKGVSINDADEIGRTTLHYAASENKLEVAKFLIDKGANIYANNTCGQEPMHLAAYAGHVNIIDLFLSKGVSIENTDKNGLTPLHYAARFDHLDLTKFLLNKGANIHAKTIKGQKPIHLAARGGYKTANTANIVKCFLSSGVSINDTDTNGLTPLHYAAKHAELEAVKLLIDEGADIHAQTVDGQKPIHLAARGGGRTTPNVIELFLNKGVSINEIDANGLTPLHYTAGVDGYFKEITARFLINRGANTQVKDNNGKTPLDLARETGRMGIASMLSTTKVTDVSLQQHSASSKFLSRV from the coding sequence ATGCATAATGCAATAGAACAAAACAACCTTAGTAAGGTTAAAGAGCTTGTTAGAAATGGAGCAAGTATTCACACTAGAGATGTAAGTGGCAGAAAGCCTATGCATTCAGCTGCCAAGTTTGGTCGTAATAATATTATAGAGTTTTTGTTAAGCAAAAAAGTAAGTATTGATGATGTTAACAGTAATGACAGTACACCACTACACTTTGCTGCTGGATATGGTCAGTTAGATACTGTAAAGTTTCTTGTAGGCAAAGGAGCTAACATTAATTTTAAGAATAGCATTGGTGGCAGAAAACCTATACATGATGCTATCATTGGAGGTCATAAAAATATTGTGGAGTTCTTATTAAGCAAGGGAGTGAGTATTAATGATGCTGATGAAATTGGTAGAACCACATTACACTATGCTGCATCCGAGAATAAATTAGAAGTGGCAAAATTTCTAATTGATAAAGGGGCTAATATTTATGCTAATAATACTTGTGGTCAAGAGCCTATGCATCTTGCTGCTTACGCAGGGCACGTAAATATTATAGATTTGTTCTTAAGTAAAGGAGTAAGCATTGAAAATACCGATAAAAATGGTTTAACTCCACTACACTATGCTGCTCGATTTGATCACTTAGATCTTACAAAATTTCTACTTAATAAAGGAGCTAATATTCATGCTAAAACCATTAAGGGTCAAAAACCTATACATCTTGCTGCCCGCGGAGGATACAAAACTGCTAATACTGCTAATATTGTAAAGTGCTTCTTAAGCAGCGGAGTAAGTATTAATGATACTGATACAAATGGGTTAACTCCGCTACATTATGCTGCTAAACATGCTGAATTGGAGGCTGTAAAACTGCTAATAGATGAAGGGGCTGATATTCATGCTCAAACTGTTGATGGTCAAAAGCCTATACATCTTGCCGCTCGCGGAGGAGGACGAACAACCCCTAATGTTATAGAGCTATTCTTAAATAAGGGAGTAAGCATTAATGAAATTGATGCAAATGGTTTGACTCCGCTACACTATACTGCTGGTGTTGATGGGTATTTTAAAGAAATCACTGCAAGGTTTCTAATTAATAGAGGTGCCAATACTCAAGTTAAAGATAATAATGGCAAAACACCTTTAGATCTTGCTAGAGAAACTGGACGTATGGGAATTGCAAGTATGTTAAGTACTACAAAAGTGACGGATGTATCGTTACAACAGCACTCTGCATCAAGTAAATTTCTCAGTAGAGTTTGA
- a CDS encoding ankyrin repeat domain-containing protein, producing the protein MLKIGKFNKSAKELLENSFKSIYARDEKGRTVLHYAVDAKTVRLLVEKGANVNATDIGGYTALHLAVTEKRLEVVRELIKSGGNVNAEEYGNKCTPLHLACMVGKVEIVKELVEARAEIEQEDKFGITAMDYAKNSKEITEVLKKETDRIEKLFMKG; encoded by the coding sequence ATGTTAAAGATTGGCAAATTTAATAAATCAGCAAAAGAATTATTAGAGAACTCATTTAAAAGTATTTATGCAAGAGACGAAAAAGGCAGAACAGTTCTACATTACGCAGTAGACGCAAAAACAGTGAGATTATTAGTTGAAAAAGGAGCGAATGTGAATGCAACAGATATAGGAGGATATACGGCACTGCACCTAGCGGTAACGGAGAAACGTTTAGAAGTCGTGAGGGAATTGATAAAATCAGGAGGGAATGTAAATGCTGAAGAGTATGGCAATAAATGCACTCCATTGCACCTTGCATGTATGGTGGGGAAAGTTGAAATAGTAAAAGAGTTAGTGGAAGCAAGAGCAGAAATAGAGCAAGAAGATAAGTTCGGAATAACAGCAATGGATTATGCGAAAAATAGTAAAGAGATAACCGAGGTATTAAAGAAAGAAACGGACAGAATTGAAAAGCTATTTATGAAGGGCTAA